A single Thermoanaerobacterium sp. RBIITD DNA region contains:
- a CDS encoding slipin family protein: MDSSTITIISTVFMVIFAIEGIWWIVWMAIAAARKIFANFYFMLITFIIWCIIDIISLQNMNPAFAIVDFILAIVPFIILPGMVKVITEYQRGVLFRFGKLSGLLGPGFNVIFPFGIDRVIKVDLRTFTIDVAKQEIITKDNVPVFVDAVVYFNVFDPILAITKVANYTQSTTLLGQTILRSILGQHELDEMLSKRAELNEKLRQLLDEATDPWGIKVTMVEIKSIELPDTMKRAMAKQAEAERERRAKVISADGEFQASQKLMEAAQVISKEPAAIQLRYLQTLPEIAAEKNSTILFPLPIELLNVFKKLSEQNSNNEE, encoded by the coding sequence ATGGATAGTTCAACTATTACGATTATAAGTACGGTCTTTATGGTCATATTTGCCATTGAGGGCATATGGTGGATCGTGTGGATGGCAATAGCTGCTGCAAGAAAGATCTTTGCTAATTTTTATTTCATGCTCATAACCTTTATAATTTGGTGTATAATTGACATAATATCACTACAAAATATGAATCCGGCTTTTGCAATTGTTGATTTCATATTAGCAATCGTACCATTTATAATACTTCCTGGCATGGTAAAAGTAATAACAGAATATCAGAGGGGCGTCCTATTCCGTTTTGGTAAATTATCAGGATTGTTAGGACCTGGCTTTAACGTAATATTCCCCTTTGGAATCGATAGAGTTATAAAAGTAGATTTAAGGACATTTACAATAGACGTCGCAAAACAAGAGATTATAACAAAGGATAATGTTCCTGTTTTCGTTGATGCTGTTGTATACTTCAATGTATTTGACCCTATTCTTGCAATAACCAAGGTCGCAAATTACACACAGAGTACAACATTATTGGGACAAACGATTCTAAGGTCTATACTTGGTCAGCATGAACTTGACGAGATGCTTTCTAAGCGTGCGGAACTAAATGAAAAATTGAGGCAATTACTTGATGAGGCAACAGATCCATGGGGCATTAAAGTTACTATGGTTGAAATAAAGAGCATAGAGCTTCCCGATACAATGAAGAGGGCTATGGCAAAACAAGCTGAAGCAGAAAGAGAAAGACGCGCAAAAGTTATATCTGCTGATGGTGAATTCCAAGCATCACAAAAACTTATGGAGGCAGCACAGGTTATTTCAAAAGAACCAGCTGCAATCCAATTAAGATATTTACAGACATTGCCTGAAATAGCAGCTGAAAAGAATTCTACTATATTGTTTCCTCTTCCAATAGAGCTTTTGAACGTATTTAAGAAACTATCCGAACAAAACAGTAATAATGAGGAATAG
- a CDS encoding GntR family transcriptional regulator → MFLKIEFESEIPIYVQIRNQIVEGIALGKIKEGDSLPSIRQLAGDFGINLHTVKKAFDILKDEGYLIVHRRKGYVVCKNAVVDEKFIGNYKNQISPILADAYCRGMTHEEIMKICGEILRQFKG, encoded by the coding sequence GTGTTTTTAAAGATAGAATTCGAATCAGAGATACCTATATATGTACAAATTAGAAATCAAATAGTAGAGGGTATTGCATTAGGAAAAATAAAGGAAGGTGATTCATTACCATCTATAAGGCAATTGGCAGGAGATTTTGGTATAAATCTTCATACAGTAAAAAAGGCATTTGACATATTGAAGGATGAAGGATATCTGATTGTGCACAGGAGGAAGGGATATGTCGTTTGCAAAAATGCTGTTGTAGATGAGAAGTTTATAGGAAATTATAAGAATCAAATTAGTCCAATATTGGCTGATGCATATTGTAGAGGAATGACACATGAGGAGATAATGAAAATATGTGGAGAGATATTAAGACAATTTAAAGGGTGA
- a CDS encoding DUF5808 domain-containing protein, whose amino-acid sequence MDVLSYISIFITYVVIIIVGCITPYVTRKNIIFGVYVPKEYSNDKEIQKIRRSYVYNFLISSIVLLAILVLKLKNINIAIGGFFIEIILMYISYLRAHSQVAALKAEKEWSKDKKQAAVVDIDFRKKPVVVSPLWFIIPALIFIFTVIVGIYVYPYLPSKIPMHFNSQGIVDSYAKKSIGSAFFINIIQFFIIGIMFVCYKAIESAKQQVDPSNPEASIEKNLRFRKLWSGMIIITAVIISKIFMLAAFMVWGILKEINLANMLIVIVTTIIIIVPIVLAIITGQGGERIRIEGEDKSTKSFNRDDDKYWKLGLFYYNPDDPAIFLEKRFGVGWTVNYGNPIVWIGMIIFILIMVAIILLPMYLMK is encoded by the coding sequence TTGGATGTTTTAAGTTATATTAGTATATTTATAACATATGTTGTAATAATTATAGTAGGGTGTATAACACCATATGTTACACGAAAAAATATTATATTCGGTGTTTATGTACCAAAAGAATACTCGAATGATAAAGAAATTCAAAAGATAAGAAGAAGCTATGTCTATAATTTTTTGATATCAAGCATTGTTTTGCTTGCTATATTAGTATTAAAACTTAAAAATATCAATATAGCAATTGGCGGTTTTTTCATTGAAATAATTTTAATGTATATATCTTATTTAAGAGCACATTCACAGGTGGCTGCGTTGAAAGCTGAAAAAGAGTGGAGCAAAGACAAAAAACAAGCAGCTGTTGTAGATATTGATTTTAGAAAGAAACCTGTCGTTGTATCGCCATTATGGTTTATAATACCTGCCTTAATTTTTATTTTTACTGTTATTGTAGGAATTTATGTGTATCCATATTTGCCTTCCAAGATACCAATGCATTTTAATTCACAAGGTATTGTTGATTCATATGCAAAGAAATCCATAGGCTCAGCTTTTTTTATAAATATTATCCAATTTTTTATTATTGGAATAATGTTTGTATGTTATAAAGCAATCGAAAGTGCAAAGCAGCAGGTGGATCCATCAAATCCAGAGGCTTCTATAGAAAAAAATTTGAGATTTAGGAAGTTATGGTCGGGAATGATAATAATTACTGCCGTAATAATAAGTAAAATTTTTATGCTAGCTGCATTTATGGTATGGGGTATATTAAAGGAAATAAATTTAGCAAATATGTTAATCGTCATAGTAACAACCATCATTATTATTGTTCCGATAGTTTTAGCAATAATAACTGGCCAAGGTGGTGAAAGAATTAGGATCGAAGGAGAGGATAAAAGCACAAAATCTTTTAACAGAGACGATGATAAATATTGGAAATTGGGTTTGTTTTACTATAATCCTGATGATCCCGCAATATTTCTCGAAAAAAGATTTGGCGTTGGTTGGACGGTAAACTATGGAAACCCTATCGTATGGATTGGAATGATTATTTTTATACTTATAATGGTGGCAATAATATTACTTCCAATGTATTTGATGAAATAA
- a CDS encoding YhfC family glutamic-type intramembrane protease, whose protein sequence is MFLFLLNGLERLFAFTLQIALSILVLYSIRSGKYRYFIYALLAHFITDIVAGLYQAKVITSIFIVEIVLFIMAILSYAYIIKSKNDI, encoded by the coding sequence ATTTTTCTATTTTTACTAAACGGTTTAGAGAGATTATTTGCTTTTACACTGCAAATTGCTTTATCTATTTTAGTTTTATACAGCATTAGGAGTGGAAAATATAGGTATTTTATATATGCTTTATTAGCACACTTTATAACAGATATTGTGGCAGGTTTATATCAAGCCAAAGTAATTACAAGTATTTTTATAGTTGAGATAGTTTTATTTATAATGGCAATATTATCGTATGCCTATATAATAAAATCAAAAAATGATATTTGA
- a CDS encoding glucoamylase family protein, whose amino-acid sequence MILDKYFRRDIVDERELNDVLLNQEELMKHAQDLAQNHYLIKDTKLNYMLIPRMNKSYNYIKSVYRSINTGEDTQSISQDAEWLLDNFYIIEEQVKEIRRSLSKGYYSGLPGLKNSILKGYPRVYAIALELVSHTDGRIDEDTVLNFINAYQSKSLLSSGELWALGLMIRIALIENIKRSSEKIIVTQKQWHKADEVANILLSNKNISFEDVKKLIHEKVITVERIPTSFFERLLQRIRMNSDDTTILIQYIDRILQEYDTNITNIVEIDHQILAARQVSIGNAITSLKYVSTLDWAQIFERLSNVEQILRQDPDGTYPAMDFESRDYYRHEVEKIAKRYNTSETFVARKAIECAKEVLNDNNKPGYINHVGFYIIGKGKSILESKLDHNKSNIRIRRLIKKYPAAFYISSIIALTVIFICAIALLSMKVGISASNLVIMVAVSLIPVSEIAVQAVNWTLMHINKPTIIPKIELKNGIPDDSATMVIIPTLLTSVKRVKELLSQLEVIYIANKEKNLYFALVGDFKDTKEEKLPDDDKIVESALNGIKKLNKKYSPEKDVFFYFHRKRIFCKMQESFMGWERKRGAIVEFNELLNGSNDTSYNIKSTEEIDKLPHIKYVITLDADTNLTMDTAKKLVGTMMHPLNKAVIDRERNIVVEGYGLLQPRIGVDIVSANTTRFSKIFAGQGGIDPYTTAVSDVYQDLFGEGIFTGKGIYDVDVFRNILRDLIPDNAVLSHDLLEGSFVRAGLVTDILLIDGFPAKYNSYMMRLHRWVRGDWQLIPWLFKRIRNREGKLIENPLSTISKWKIIDNLRRSLVAPFTILLLFLGVLSPINGLLSLGLSMLVMFMPFLASVLDTCIGKVRVNTGSRDNVITTGIKNSFYSSLLQFAFLPYQGYMMTDAIIRTLYRVFVSKRNLLEWVTAADMERRLKNDLLSFLSKMWISITIALAFIIASGYFKPNMFYYVFAISVLWIMSPYVAYIVSYPKVDHDVELSESNIKELRKIARRTWRYFEDFVTEKENYLPPDNFQLDPYAGIAERTSPTNIGLYLSSTIAARDFGFIGTVEMIDRIENTIRTIEKMEKWHGHLYNWYKTDTLEPLRPLYVSTVDSGNLVGYLIVLKEGLKEIIEKPLIEGLYEGLVDLIDILNEDIPDLKIKDYYLKDDFNIYDWNHYLDMLEDKIERIKTDDENGWYQKTKDTIALYKKEIDELIPWTKNIDNHGIYKNLLDDLSLEGLNLAYKKLIDSDENYDNNKIMTAFNKTNEILERIHHLIDRLQNLIDATEFRPLFDSRRQLFSIGYNIEDEKLTKSYYDLFASEARQASFIAIAKKEVDMKHWFRMGRMVTAESNLKGLVSWSGTMFEYFMPLLIMRNYKNTLIDETYKFVVTMQKKYAKKYNIPWGISESGFYSFDIRLNYQYKAFGVPGLGLKRGLSHDLVIAPYGTILALPVDPQSVVTNIEKLNKLGMLGKYGLYEAIDFTPERIPYGKKYAIVKSFMSHHLGMSLLALNNFINGNIMQRRFHSDPHIKAAEILLQERIPDGTMVMREEIEAQRKFEELSKEDVKTVRVIEEFEKPLPEVHIISNGDYSVVLTDRGTGYSKKEGISVTRWRNKLGELDGTFIFIQNINSNTTWSATHAPFLEKNEKYKVVFTQDMAKFYKRVGNIDTETEIIVSPEDNAEIRRVTLKNHSQHSRTLEITSYLEPVLSDINADIAHPAFNKLFIKTENLYSSDTIIAKRRPRDLSKPSVWASHAVTVEGGETVGDTQFETDRVKFIGRGRTLKNPIALEPDRPLSNSDGSVLDPIMSLRKRIRLSPGQTAMVIFITAIGDSKNEVLKLAEKYKDVGATERAFEMSLSRGKVELDYLNLKSDELNLFQRMLPHIIFLSPIRMKKEEYILKNEKGQSGLWAYGISGDIPIVLMEIGKKEELPILKQLLKAHEYWRMKGILVDLVVLNSDKGGYIDALNDKIKDVINGSFAYNIVGSYGGIFLLQKSSMPQEDIVLLNTVARLSLKGDMPISEQIKLDIANDDERYIEWPEKVDVNYPVLQTHVYLEYDNGCGGFSDDGHSYIICLEDKKETPVPWINVISNYKFGFQVSESGSGFTWSENSREYKLTPWSNDPVLDESGEILYLRDDFTGKYWTITPKPIREDEPYIVEHGFGHTVFRHVSSEIKQDMLEFVPMNDTVKITMVKLKNLSHKNRKLSLYYYVKPVLGVFDSMTSPYIVTEMDKGLGALLIRNMYNEDFPNRISFISTSGNIRSYTGNLSEFLGSDFDIKRPESLKKESLSNNAGAGYNPCAAIQIDVELREDEEKEIIFMLGTGTSNEDVNRIIKYYKDLNNSKEALKYVDTFWGNFVSTIKVSTPDKSMDLLLNGWLLYQTISCRIWARSAFYQSGGAYGFRDQLQDTMNVVYIAPELTRAQILNACAHQYKEGDVMHWWHPGTDRGIRTRYSDDLLWLPYAVADYVNVTGDNKVLDVEMPFIEDEPLKDGEDERYNKPRIAEETGTVYEHCIRAIEHSLRFGKHGIPLMGSGDWNDGMNMVGNKGKGESIWLGWFMYVTLKKFIPLCFKNNDNEKAEKYKNIAMDIINSIEENGWDGSWYRRAYFDDGVPLGSSINSECKIDSIAQSWAAISGAAKKERVKEALDALENYLIDYDNALIKLLSPPFDKGDLNPGYIKGYVPGVRENGGQYTHAAIWAIMAYAVIGDGDMACKLYSMINPINHTRTPIECAKYKVEPYVMAADVYAVEPNVGRGGWTWYTGSSGWMYRVGIEHILGFKKIGDTLIIDPCINKSWKNYKIEYMYKDKTKYIIKVNNPEGINKGVQEVYVDEKLIDDKKVKLIDDNKVHSVVVNLGTKVAAKI is encoded by the coding sequence AGATACACAATCAATATCACAAGATGCTGAATGGCTGTTGGATAATTTTTACATAATTGAAGAGCAGGTAAAGGAGATAAGGAGAAGCCTATCAAAAGGATATTATTCAGGATTGCCAGGGCTTAAAAACAGCATTTTAAAAGGATATCCAAGGGTATATGCAATTGCGCTTGAATTAGTATCACATACAGATGGTAGGATTGATGAAGATACTGTTTTGAATTTCATCAATGCATATCAATCTAAATCTCTTTTATCAAGTGGTGAGCTATGGGCACTTGGGTTGATGATCCGCATTGCACTAATTGAAAATATAAAGAGAAGTTCAGAGAAGATAATCGTTACTCAAAAACAATGGCATAAAGCGGATGAAGTAGCTAATATTTTATTATCAAATAAAAATATTTCTTTTGAAGATGTTAAAAAATTAATACATGAAAAAGTAATTACAGTTGAAAGGATACCTACATCATTTTTTGAAAGACTGCTACAAAGAATAAGGATGAATAGCGATGATACCACAATATTGATTCAATATATAGATAGGATTCTTCAGGAATATGATACAAATATAACTAACATTGTAGAGATTGACCATCAGATACTGGCGGCACGACAGGTTTCTATTGGAAATGCCATTACAAGCCTTAAATATGTTTCTACGCTTGACTGGGCACAGATTTTTGAAAGGCTTAGCAATGTTGAACAGATTTTAAGACAGGACCCAGATGGTACATATCCCGCGATGGATTTTGAATCAAGGGACTACTATAGACATGAGGTAGAGAAGATCGCCAAAAGGTATAATACATCAGAGACATTTGTTGCAAGAAAAGCAATTGAATGTGCGAAGGAAGTATTAAATGACAATAATAAGCCGGGTTATATAAATCATGTTGGGTTTTATATAATAGGTAAAGGTAAAAGCATACTGGAAAGTAAACTTGACCACAACAAAAGCAATATAAGAATTAGAAGGCTTATTAAAAAATATCCTGCAGCATTTTATATTTCTTCTATAATAGCGTTAACAGTCATTTTTATTTGCGCTATAGCACTGTTGTCAATGAAAGTAGGTATAAGTGCATCAAATCTTGTAATAATGGTGGCTGTATCTTTAATACCCGTAAGCGAAATAGCAGTGCAAGCAGTAAATTGGACTTTGATGCACATAAATAAGCCTACAATCATACCAAAGATTGAGCTAAAAAATGGCATACCTGATGATTCTGCTACAATGGTAATAATACCGACATTGCTCACAAGTGTAAAAAGGGTTAAAGAACTTTTGTCGCAGCTTGAAGTAATCTATATTGCAAATAAGGAAAAGAATCTATATTTTGCACTGGTTGGGGATTTTAAAGATACTAAGGAAGAAAAACTACCAGATGACGATAAAATAGTCGAGAGTGCTCTAAATGGGATTAAAAAGCTAAATAAAAAATATTCTCCTGAGAAAGATGTATTTTTCTACTTTCATAGGAAGAGAATCTTTTGCAAAATGCAAGAGTCATTTATGGGATGGGAAAGAAAAAGAGGTGCAATTGTTGAGTTTAACGAGCTTTTGAATGGCTCAAATGACACAAGTTATAATATAAAAAGTACAGAAGAAATAGATAAATTACCACATATAAAATACGTGATAACTCTTGATGCAGACACAAATCTTACAATGGATACAGCTAAAAAGCTCGTAGGAACAATGATGCATCCTTTGAATAAGGCGGTAATTGACAGAGAAAGAAATATTGTCGTTGAAGGGTATGGGCTTTTGCAGCCGAGAATTGGTGTAGATATTGTATCTGCCAATACAACAAGATTTTCAAAGATTTTCGCAGGTCAAGGTGGGATAGATCCTTACACAACTGCAGTATCCGATGTGTATCAAGACCTTTTCGGCGAGGGAATATTTACAGGAAAAGGCATATATGATGTGGATGTATTTAGAAACATACTTAGAGATTTGATACCAGATAATGCTGTTTTAAGCCATGACCTATTAGAAGGTTCATTTGTAAGAGCTGGCCTTGTTACAGATATTTTGTTAATTGACGGTTTTCCAGCAAAGTACAATTCATACATGATGAGACTTCACAGATGGGTTAGGGGTGACTGGCAGCTTATACCATGGCTTTTCAAAAGAATTAGAAATAGAGAGGGAAAATTGATTGAAAATCCTTTATCAACTATATCTAAGTGGAAAATTATAGATAATCTAAGGAGAAGCCTTGTTGCGCCTTTTACTATATTACTATTATTTTTAGGTGTTTTGTCGCCAATTAATGGATTATTAAGCTTGGGGTTATCAATGTTAGTAATGTTTATGCCGTTTTTAGCTAGCGTATTAGATACATGTATAGGTAAAGTAAGAGTGAATACAGGAAGCCGCGATAATGTGATTACTACTGGAATAAAGAATTCATTTTACAGTAGTTTGTTACAGTTTGCTTTCCTTCCATATCAAGGATATATGATGACAGATGCTATAATTAGAACATTGTATAGGGTCTTTGTATCGAAACGCAATTTGCTTGAATGGGTTACTGCAGCAGACATGGAAAGGCGTCTTAAAAACGATCTTCTTAGTTTTTTAAGCAAAATGTGGATATCTATCACAATTGCATTAGCATTTATTATAGCTAGTGGGTATTTTAAACCCAATATGTTTTATTACGTTTTTGCTATCTCTGTTTTATGGATAATGTCGCCATATGTAGCATATATTGTAAGCTATCCTAAGGTAGACCATGATGTCGAATTATCAGAATCAAATATTAAAGAGTTGAGAAAAATAGCGCGAAGGACATGGAGATATTTTGAAGATTTTGTGACGGAAAAAGAAAATTATCTTCCACCAGATAATTTTCAGCTAGACCCATATGCCGGTATAGCCGAAAGGACGTCACCAACAAATATCGGCTTATATCTTTCATCTACAATAGCTGCAAGGGATTTTGGATTTATTGGCACAGTAGAAATGATCGATAGAATAGAAAATACAATAAGAACGATTGAGAAGATGGAGAAATGGCATGGTCATCTTTACAACTGGTATAAAACAGATACATTAGAACCACTGAGGCCTTTGTATGTATCAACGGTTGATAGCGGAAATCTTGTAGGGTATTTGATTGTGCTTAAAGAAGGACTGAAGGAGATTATAGAAAAGCCTTTGATAGAAGGTCTGTATGAAGGATTAGTGGATTTAATTGATATCCTCAATGAGGATATACCAGATTTGAAGATAAAAGATTATTATTTAAAAGATGATTTTAATATATACGATTGGAACCATTATTTGGATATGTTGGAGGATAAAATTGAAAGAATTAAAACAGATGATGAGAATGGCTGGTATCAAAAAACAAAGGATACTATTGCTTTATATAAAAAAGAAATAGATGAGTTAATACCGTGGACCAAAAACATTGATAATCACGGAATATACAAGAATTTATTAGATGACCTTTCATTAGAAGGTCTTAATTTGGCATATAAAAAGCTAATAGATTCAGATGAGAATTATGACAATAATAAAATAATGACGGCATTTAATAAGACAAATGAAATCTTAGAGAGAATTCACCATTTGATTGATAGATTACAGAATTTGATAGATGCAACCGAATTTAGACCACTATTTGATTCGAGAAGACAGCTTTTTTCTATCGGCTACAATATAGAGGATGAAAAACTGACAAAATCATATTATGATTTGTTTGCGTCTGAAGCAAGGCAAGCAAGCTTTATAGCGATAGCAAAAAAGGAAGTTGACATGAAGCATTGGTTTAGGATGGGAAGAATGGTGACAGCCGAGAGTAACTTAAAAGGTCTTGTCTCATGGTCAGGAACTATGTTTGAGTATTTTATGCCGCTTCTAATAATGAGAAATTACAAAAATACTCTCATAGATGAGACATATAAGTTTGTTGTAACAATGCAGAAGAAATACGCCAAAAAATATAATATACCATGGGGAATATCAGAATCAGGCTTTTACTCCTTCGACATTAGATTAAATTACCAATATAAAGCATTTGGTGTTCCAGGCCTTGGCCTAAAAAGAGGATTATCACATGACCTTGTAATAGCACCATATGGAACAATATTGGCTTTGCCAGTTGATCCGCAATCTGTCGTTACAAATATAGAGAAACTTAATAAGCTTGGTATGCTGGGAAAATACGGATTGTATGAAGCTATTGATTTTACACCTGAGAGGATACCATATGGGAAAAAATATGCGATAGTCAAAAGCTTTATGTCGCATCACTTAGGCATGAGCTTATTGGCATTGAATAATTTTATAAATGGGAATATAATGCAGAGAAGGTTTCATTCGGATCCACATATAAAAGCAGCTGAAATATTGTTACAAGAGAGAATACCCGATGGAACGATGGTGATGAGGGAAGAGATAGAAGCACAAAGGAAATTCGAAGAGCTATCAAAGGAAGATGTAAAGACCGTAAGAGTGATAGAAGAGTTTGAAAAGCCCCTTCCAGAAGTTCATATTATCTCTAACGGCGACTATTCAGTAGTGTTAACAGATAGAGGTACTGGTTACAGCAAAAAAGAAGGGATATCAGTTACAAGGTGGAGAAATAAATTAGGTGAGTTAGACGGGACATTTATATTTATACAGAACATAAATTCGAATACAACTTGGTCTGCTACACATGCACCATTTTTGGAGAAAAATGAAAAGTATAAAGTTGTTTTTACACAAGATATGGCGAAGTTTTACAAGAGGGTTGGGAATATTGATACAGAGACAGAGATTATAGTCTCCCCTGAAGATAATGCTGAAATAAGACGTGTAACGCTAAAAAACCACAGCCAGCATTCCAGGACATTAGAAATAACCAGTTACTTGGAACCTGTTTTAAGTGATATTAATGCTGACATAGCGCACCCAGCTTTTAATAAGTTATTCATAAAAACTGAAAATTTATACAGCAGTGACACAATAATAGCAAAAAGACGGCCGAGGGACTTAAGTAAACCATCTGTTTGGGCATCACATGCGGTAACTGTAGAAGGTGGTGAAACAGTAGGCGATACACAGTTTGAAACAGATAGGGTAAAGTTTATAGGCAGAGGAAGGACACTTAAAAATCCAATTGCACTTGAGCCAGATAGACCCCTATCAAATTCGGATGGGTCTGTACTTGATCCTATTATGTCATTAAGAAAAAGGATAAGATTAAGTCCAGGCCAAACGGCGATGGTAATTTTTATTACTGCAATAGGAGATTCAAAAAATGAGGTTTTAAAACTTGCAGAAAAATACAAAGATGTTGGAGCTACCGAAAGAGCTTTTGAGATGTCTTTATCAAGAGGAAAAGTCGAGCTTGACTATCTCAACTTAAAATCGGATGAGCTTAATCTTTTCCAGCGTATGCTGCCGCATATAATCTTTTTAAGCCCTATAAGGATGAAGAAGGAAGAATATATATTAAAGAACGAAAAAGGACAATCCGGACTTTGGGCATATGGAATCTCTGGTGATATTCCTATTGTACTTATGGAGATCGGCAAAAAGGAAGAACTTCCAATATTGAAACAGCTTTTAAAAGCACATGAATATTGGAGGATGAAAGGCATTCTTGTGGACCTTGTCGTTTTAAATAGCGATAAAGGCGGTTATATCGATGCATTAAATGACAAGATAAAAGACGTGATAAACGGAAGTTTTGCGTACAATATTGTAGGAAGTTATGGTGGCATCTTCTTGTTACAAAAGAGCAGTATGCCCCAAGAAGATATTGTGCTTTTAAATACTGTCGCAAGGCTATCGTTAAAAGGTGATATGCCAATATCTGAGCAAATAAAGCTCGATATAGCTAATGATGATGAAAGGTATATTGAATGGCCGGAAAAAGTCGATGTTAATTATCCTGTGCTACAAACGCATGTTTACTTGGAATATGATAATGGATGTGGTGGATTTTCTGATGATGGACATAGTTACATCATATGTTTAGAAGATAAAAAAGAAACACCCGTTCCATGGATAAATGTTATTTCGAATTATAAATTTGGATTTCAGGTATCAGAGTCAGGAAGTGGTTTTACATGGTCCGAAAATAGCAGGGAGTATAAGCTTACACCATGGTCGAATGATCCTGTTTTAGATGAAAGTGGTGAGATATTATATTTAAGGGATGATTTTACAGGAAAATATTGGACAATCACACCAAAGCCCATAAGAGAAGATGAACCATATATTGTTGAGCATGGCTTTGGTCATACCGTTTTTAGACATGTAAGCTCGGAAATAAAGCAGGATATGCTTGAGTTTGTACCAATGAATGATACTGTTAAGATAACTATGGTAAAGCTCAAAAATTTAAGCCATAAAAATAGAAAATTGAGCCTCTACTACTATGTAAAGCCTGTACTTGGTGTATTTGATAGTATGACATCGCCATATATAGTGACGGAAATGGATAAAGGTTTGGGTGCACTTCTAATAAGGAATATGTACAATGAAGATTTTCCAAATAGGATATCTTTCATTAGCACATCTGGCAATATACGTTCATATACGGGAAATTTGTCGGAATTTCTTGGATCAGATTTTGACATCAAACGACCAGAATCATTAAAAAAAGAATCCTTATCGAATAATGCCGGTGCCGGATATAATCCATGTGCAGCTATACAAATTGATGTCGAATTAAGAGAGGATGAAGAAAAAGAGATTATATTTATGCTTGGTACTGGTACATCCAATGAGGATGTGAATAGAATTATAAAATATTACAAAGATTTAAATAATTCAAAAGAAGCTTTGAAATATGTTGATACTTTTTGGGGAAATTTTGTGAGTACAATAAAAGTAAGCACACCTGATAAATCAATGGACCTTTTGCTAAACGGTTGGTTATTGTACCAGACAATATCATGCAGAATATGGGCAAGGTCAGCATTTTATCAATCTGGCGGCGCATATGGTTTCAGAGACCAGTTGCAGGATACCATGAATGTAGTTTATATTGCACCGGAGCTTACGAGAGCGCAAATATTAAATGCTTGTGCACATCAATACAAAGAAGGAGATGTAATGCATTGGTGGCATCCGGGAACAGACAGGGGTATAAGAACAAGGTACTCGGATGATTTATTGTGGCTACCATATGCTGTTGCAGACTATGTCAATGTAACTGGTGACAATAAAGTTCTAGATGTTGAGATGCCCTTCATTGAAGATGAACCTTTAAAAGATGGTGAAGATGAAAGATATAATAAACCGAGGATTGCAGAAGAGACAGGGACGGTTTATGAACACTGCATTAGGGCGATTGAACATTCATTGAGATTTGGTAAACATGGAATACCGCTAATGGGTTCTGGTGATTGGAATGATGGAATGAACATGGTCGGAAATAAAGGGAAAGGTGAGAGCATATGGCTTGGATGGTTTATGTATGTTACACTCAAAAAATTTATTCCTTTATGCTTTAAAAATAATGATAATGAAAAAGCAGAAAAATATAAAAATATAGCCATGGATATAATTAACTCAATAGAAGAAAATGGTTGGGACGGAAGCTGGTACAGAAGAGCATACTTTGATGATGGTGTACCGCTTGGCTCAAGTATAAACAGTGAATGCAAGATAGATTCAATTGCACAGTCATGGGCTGCTATATCAGGTGCGGCTAAGAAAGAGAGGGTAAAAGAAGCGCTTGATGCATTAGAAAACTACTTGATTGATTATGATAATGCTCTTATAAAGCTTTTGTCACCTCCGTTTGATAAAGGCGACCTTAATCCAGGATATATTAAAGGGTATGTGCCAGGTGTAAGAGAAAATGGGGGACAGTATACACATGCAGCAATTTGGGCTATAATGGCATATGCTGTGATCGGTGATGGTGATATGGCTTGTAAGCTTTATAGCATGATAAACCCCATAAATCATACAAGGACGCCTATCGAATGTGCAAAATACAAAGTTGAACCATATGTAATGGCAGCTGATGTTTATGCAGTCGAACCAAATGTCGGCAGAGGTGGTTGGACATGGTATACGGGTTCATCTGGTTGGATGTATAGAGTCGGCATCGAGCATATACTGGGGTTTAAGAAAATAGGTGATACCTTAATTATCGATCCATGCATTAATAAGTCATGGAAAAATTACAAAATTGAATATATGTATAAGGACAAAACAAAGTATATCATCAAGGTAAATAATCCTGAAGGCATAAATAAAGGTGTTCAGGAGGTATATGTTGATGAAAAACTTATTGATGATAAAAAGGTAAAACTAATTGATGATAATAAAGTTCATAGTGTAGTAGTTAATCTTGGAACAAAGGTAGCTGCAAAGATATAG